The proteins below are encoded in one region of Candidatus Kapaibacterium sp.:
- the aat gene encoding leucyl/phenylalanyl-tRNA--protein transferase, whose product MIFFGPELLIRAYKEGYFPMADSYDGNIYWHSPDPRAIFPLDKIKLPRSLKQSIKKNDFKYTVNATFSEVIKKCADREDTWISEEIINSFTQLNELGYAHSVETWLDGELVGGLYGVSIGGAFFGESMFNLVPNASKSAFYYLVNYIKERNFILLDTQYINHHTQMLGAIEIPRVDYLKILNTAIEIPCKFVEE is encoded by the coding sequence ATGATTTTTTTTGGACCCGAATTACTCATAAGAGCTTATAAGGAAGGTTATTTTCCTATGGCGGATTCTTATGACGGCAATATTTATTGGCATTCGCCCGACCCGAGAGCCATTTTCCCCTTGGATAAAATAAAATTGCCACGTTCGCTCAAACAAAGCATAAAAAAAAATGACTTCAAATATACTGTCAATGCTACATTCTCAGAAGTAATAAAAAAATGTGCCGATAGAGAAGACACTTGGATTTCCGAGGAAATTATCAATTCATTCACACAGTTGAACGAATTGGGATACGCTCATTCAGTAGAGACTTGGCTTGATGGCGAACTTGTAGGCGGATTATACGGCGTGTCAATCGGGGGCGCCTTTTTTGGCGAATCAATGTTCAATTTAGTGCCAAATGCGTCGAAATCAGCTTTCTATTACCTTGTGAATTATATAAAAGAACGAAATTTTATTCTTCTCGATACGCAGTATATCAATCATCACACTCAAATGCTCGGTGCTATCGAAATACCAAGAGTGGATTATTTGAAAATATTGAACACCGCTATCGAAATTCCTTGTAAATTTGTAGAAGAATAA
- a CDS encoding fructose-6-phosphate aldolase (similar to novel fructose-6-phosphate aldolase from Escherichia coli; enzyme from Methanocaldococcus janaschii shows transaldolase activity), whose protein sequence is MELYVDSANITHIRHAASLGIISGVTTNPSLLAKEDPSVDVKERILEIHALVGGHLSVEVIATDTKGMLREAHDILSWFPDAVIKIPMIAAGLSAVNELYKEEIPTNVTLVFSPTQAIAAANAGAAYVSVFMGRLDDIAMDSNAVLDEICEIWEVQGFESEIISASIRHPLHITQSAKAGADIATVPYNVLIQSLNHPLTDSGLQKFLDDYAKMQSAK, encoded by the coding sequence ATGGAACTTTACGTAGATTCAGCGAATATAACGCATATCAGACATGCAGCAAGCCTTGGAATAATTTCCGGCGTGACGACTAATCCCTCACTTCTGGCTAAGGAAGACCCAAGCGTAGATGTAAAAGAAAGAATTTTGGAAATTCACGCTCTCGTTGGTGGGCATCTTTCGGTGGAAGTCATTGCTACCGATACTAAAGGTATGCTTCGCGAAGCCCATGACATTTTGAGTTGGTTTCCGGATGCAGTTATCAAAATCCCGATGATTGCAGCAGGACTTTCGGCAGTCAATGAATTATACAAAGAGGAAATCCCTACAAACGTAACTTTGGTGTTTAGCCCAACCCAAGCAATTGCAGCAGCTAATGCCGGGGCAGCATATGTATCGGTATTTATGGGAAGATTGGACGATATTGCGATGGATAGCAATGCCGTGTTGGACGAAATTTGCGAGATTTGGGAAGTGCAAGGCTTTGAATCGGAAATAATTTCGGCTTCCATCAGACATCCTTTGCATATCACTCAATCTGCAAAAGCAGGCGCCGATATTGCAACAGTGCCATACAATGTGTTGATTCAATCACTAAATCATCCGCTTACAGATTCAGGATTGCAGAAATTTTTAGATGATTATGCTAAGATGCAATCTGCGAAATAG